Proteins from one Pseudomonas grandcourensis genomic window:
- a CDS encoding DUF3299 domain-containing protein: MPRAVLALLMLVALPLWAAQPKDLSWSEMIPPDAPKEVPNMTPLHDLSQMSSTLSAESAPAAKQDMPNAPVVKALDGQNIRLPGYIVPLEVSEEGRTTEFLLVPYFGACIHVPPPPSNQIVHVRSEVGVKLDELYQPYWIEGALQVKASTSELADAGYQMEADKIYLYELPE, from the coding sequence ATGCCCCGCGCTGTACTTGCGCTGTTGATGCTGGTCGCCCTGCCCCTGTGGGCGGCCCAGCCAAAAGACCTGAGCTGGTCGGAGATGATCCCGCCCGACGCGCCGAAAGAAGTGCCGAACATGACGCCGCTGCACGATCTGTCGCAGATGAGCAGCACGCTCTCGGCAGAGTCGGCGCCAGCAGCCAAACAGGACATGCCCAACGCTCCGGTGGTCAAGGCCCTCGACGGTCAGAACATTCGCCTGCCGGGTTACATCGTACCGCTGGAAGTGAGCGAGGAAGGCCGCACCACGGAGTTTCTGCTGGTGCCGTATTTCGGCGCCTGCATCCATGTGCCGCCACCGCCGTCGAACCAGATCGTGCACGTCAGGAGCGAAGTCGGCGTGAAGCTCGACGAGTTGTATCAGCCTTACTGGATCGAAGGCGCATTGCAGGTCAAGGCGTCCACCAGCGAGTTGGCGGATGCCGGGTATCAGATGGAGGCGGACAAGATTTACCTGTATGAATTGCCGGAGTGA
- a CDS encoding OmpW family outer membrane protein — translation MNKSMLSASLVALALAAPLAHAFEAGDIILRAGAITVNPKADSSSVKVDQGPLAGTNLGGKATMDSDTQLGLNFAYMLTNHWGIELLAATPFEHDVKLKGTALPAANGKLGSLKHLPPTLSVVYYPLDSKSAFQPYVGGGINYTWIYDESLSSEAKSAGFSNFNAKNSWGLAWQVGADYMLTEHVMLNAQVRYIDIDTRATVENNSIAPGTRAKVNVDVDPFVYMVGLGYKF, via the coding sequence ATGAACAAGTCCATGCTCAGCGCTTCGCTGGTTGCCCTCGCGCTCGCAGCCCCGCTCGCCCACGCCTTTGAGGCCGGTGACATCATCCTTCGTGCGGGCGCCATCACCGTTAACCCGAAAGCCGACAGCTCCAGCGTGAAGGTCGATCAGGGCCCGCTGGCCGGTACCAACCTGGGTGGCAAGGCGACCATGGACAGCGACACACAGCTGGGCCTGAACTTCGCCTACATGCTCACCAACCATTGGGGGATCGAACTGCTCGCCGCTACTCCGTTCGAGCATGACGTGAAACTCAAAGGCACCGCCCTGCCTGCCGCCAATGGCAAACTCGGCTCCCTGAAACACCTGCCGCCGACCCTGAGCGTGGTGTACTACCCGCTGGATTCGAAGTCGGCCTTCCAGCCGTACGTCGGTGGTGGCATCAACTACACCTGGATCTACGACGAAAGCCTCAGCAGCGAAGCCAAGTCCGCCGGCTTCAGCAACTTCAACGCGAAGAATTCTTGGGGTCTGGCCTGGCAGGTCGGTGCCGACTACATGCTGACCGAACATGTCATGCTCAACGCGCAGGTGCGCTACATCGACATCGATACCCGCGCTACCGTCGAAAACAACTCGATTGCACCGGGCACTCGCGCCAAGGTCAATGTCGATGTCGATCCGTTTGTGTACATGGTCGGCCTGGGCTACAAGTTCTAA
- a CDS encoding NAD-dependent epimerase/dehydratase family protein, which yields MADGPVLITGGAGFIGSHLTDALLAKGHAVRILDDLSTGKRSNLPLDNPKVELIVGDVADAALVAQAMAGCSAVAHLAAVASVQASVDDPVRTHQSNFIGTLNVCEAMRQAGVKRVLFASSAAVYGNNGEGESIDEDTPKAPLTPYAVDKLASEHYFDFYRRQHALEPVIFRFFNIFGPRQDPSSPYSGVISIFSERALKGLPITVFGDGEQTRDFVYVEDLVDLLVQAIEKPRVESGAVNVGWNQATTLKQMLEALEAVVGKLPPVSYGPARSGDIRHSRANNRRLLERFSTTEQTPMCVGLARLLGR from the coding sequence ATGGCTGACGGCCCCGTTTTGATCACCGGTGGTGCCGGTTTCATTGGTTCGCACCTGACTGACGCGCTGCTTGCCAAGGGCCATGCGGTGCGGATTCTCGATGACCTGTCCACCGGCAAGCGTAGCAATCTGCCGCTGGACAATCCCAAGGTCGAACTGATCGTCGGCGACGTGGCCGATGCGGCTTTGGTCGCCCAGGCGATGGCCGGTTGCAGCGCCGTGGCGCACCTCGCGGCCGTGGCTTCGGTGCAGGCTTCGGTGGACGATCCGGTGCGCACGCACCAGAGCAACTTCATCGGCACGCTGAACGTCTGCGAAGCCATGCGCCAGGCCGGGGTCAAGCGCGTACTGTTTGCCTCCAGCGCAGCGGTGTATGGCAACAATGGCGAAGGTGAGTCGATCGACGAAGACACACCCAAGGCGCCATTGACGCCTTACGCGGTGGACAAACTGGCCAGCGAGCATTACTTCGACTTCTACCGCCGCCAGCATGCGCTGGAACCGGTGATTTTCCGCTTCTTCAACATCTTCGGCCCGCGCCAGGATCCGTCTTCGCCGTACTCCGGAGTGATCAGCATATTCAGCGAGCGCGCACTGAAAGGCCTGCCGATCACGGTGTTTGGCGATGGCGAGCAGACCCGGGATTTTGTCTACGTCGAAGACCTGGTCGACTTGCTGGTGCAGGCCATCGAGAAGCCCCGGGTCGAATCCGGTGCGGTCAACGTTGGCTGGAACCAGGCGACGACCCTCAAGCAAATGCTCGAAGCGCTCGAAGCCGTGGTCGGCAAGTTGCCACCGGTGAGTTATGGCCCGGCGCGCTCCGGTGACATTCGTCATTCCCGGGCGAACAACCGGCGCCTGTTGGAACGCTTCAGTACCACAGAGCAGACACCGATGTGTGTCGGGCTGGCGCGGTTGCTGGGTCGATAG
- a CDS encoding sugar nucleotide-binding protein has protein sequence MRMRLMLLGGGNALGQALIRLGAEEDIGFLAPRPPENGWDAASLTQLLDDTRPDALINLAYYFDWFQAEAVSESRLAGQERAIERLAELCQHHNIVLLQPSSYRVFDGSRATAYSEKDEPVPLGLRGQALWRIEQSVRATCPQHVLLRFGWLLDDSPDGALGRFLARAEQPEELLMADDRRGNPTPVDDAARVIISVLKQLDCAAPLWGTYHYAGHEATTPLALGQAILTEARSLHPLAIEAPTAQAHAARPDAAEEPQHAVLACKKILHTFGIKPRAWRAALPGLLDRFYRHG, from the coding sequence ATGCGAATGCGCCTTATGTTACTGGGCGGCGGAAATGCCCTTGGGCAGGCGCTGATTCGCCTCGGTGCGGAGGAAGACATCGGTTTCCTCGCCCCCCGCCCGCCCGAAAACGGCTGGGACGCCGCGAGCCTGACACAACTGCTCGACGACACCCGTCCCGATGCATTGATCAACCTTGCCTACTACTTCGACTGGTTTCAGGCCGAGGCAGTGAGCGAATCGCGCCTGGCCGGCCAGGAGCGCGCGATCGAGCGTCTGGCGGAACTGTGCCAGCACCACAACATCGTCCTGCTGCAACCTTCCAGCTATCGCGTGTTCGACGGCTCCCGCGCTACGGCTTACAGCGAAAAAGATGAACCCGTGCCATTGGGCCTGCGGGGTCAGGCGTTGTGGCGGATCGAGCAAAGCGTGCGCGCCACCTGTCCGCAACACGTGCTGCTGCGTTTCGGCTGGCTGCTGGACGACAGCCCGGATGGTGCCCTTGGTCGTTTCCTCGCCCGTGCCGAACAACCCGAAGAATTGCTGATGGCCGACGACAGGCGCGGCAATCCAACGCCGGTCGACGATGCCGCCCGCGTGATCATATCTGTGCTCAAGCAGCTCGATTGCGCCGCGCCGCTGTGGGGCACCTACCACTACGCCGGGCATGAGGCGACCACGCCGCTGGCGCTGGGGCAAGCGATTCTGACCGAAGCCCGCAGCCTGCATCCGCTGGCCATCGAAGCCCCGACCGCCCAGGCCCACGCCGCGCGTCCGGATGCTGCCGAAGAACCGCAACATGCGGTCTTGGCCTGCAAGAAAATTCTGCATACCTTCGGGATCAAACCACGCGCCTGGCGTGCGGCGCTTCCCGGTCTACTGGACAGGTTCTATCGCCATGGCTGA
- a CDS encoding DEAD/DEAH box helicase has protein sequence MNLPTPADSALSGFHPAVSAWFSHTFPAVTAAQARAWPLIRQRRSTLVSAPTGSGKTLTAFLAVIGDLVHRGLESPEGLPDATLVVYVSPLKALSNDIQINLQNPLAGITEQLRVMGLPQLQITTAVRTGDTPQKDRSAMRKTAPHILVTTPESLYVLLGSDSGRQMLGTTQTVIVDEIHAMAASKRGSHLALSLERLQALCPEPLLRIGLSATQKPIEAVSRFLVGHNRPCEIVDIGHARPRDLNIEVPPVPLSAVMANDVWELVYDRLAALAREHRTTLIFVNTRRLAERLSRHLSERLGKAAVAAHHGSLAKEFRLDAEQRLKRGDLQVLIATASLELGIDIGDVDLVCQIASPRSIAGFLQRVGRSGHQVGGTPKGRLFATTRDDLIECAALLDCVRRGELDTLLIPQAPLDVLAQQIIAEVSCQEWSEQALLDMLRRASPYAGLDDKHYQALLHMLAEGYNGRQGIRSAYLHRDAVSRTLRGRRGAKLTAVTSGGTIPDNADYSVLLEPQGLNIGTINEDFAVESIAGDVFQLGNTSYRILRVETGKVRVEDAHGQPPTIPFWLGEAPGRSVELSSAVARLQAQLDDLLGAAPGNLQPALDWLTETLGLNLASAEQLVDYLARARQTLGALPSQDTLLMERFFDESGGTQLVIHTPFGSRINRAWGLALRKRFCRTFNFELQAAASEDAIVLSLSTSHSFELDDVWRYLHSNSAEHILIQAVLDAPLFGVRWRWNAGVALALPRYSGGRKVPPQIQRMKSEDLIASVFPDQIACVENLAGEREIPDHPLVEQTLDDCLHDAMDSEGWLALLRRMERGDIRLISRDLPAPSPLAAEILSARPYTFLDDAPLEERRTQAVLNRRWSDPQSTDDLGALDAEAIAAVREEAWPAPSAVDEMHEALMSLACITDAEAEANPQWLDWLTTLADSARASRLQINAGQSLWLALERLTCLRAIYPQAELTPSLQALPDFDEVWVADDAILELIRARLSAFGPLALDRIAEPLGLPAAQVNQALAQLEREGYVLRGRFTPGTAEEEWCERHLLARIHRYTVKRLRREIEPVALQDFMRFLFDWQHLSSASQGQGAAVLPAVIAQFEGYPAAASAWDSDILPARIKDYSATWLDELCRSGRLVWTRLTAHNKSASTALRSTPIVLLPRNRVGLWSGLTEQTPVSELSPKTQKVHAALSQHGALFFDELIHEAHLLRSELEIALQELVGAGLVNADSFAGLRALITPASKRQPRNSRRGRGAFIGGMDDAGRWALLRRAPVVQNQPTPAETLEHIAMTLLRRYGVVFWRLLEREADWLPSWRELLRTFHRLEARGEIRGGRFVSGLAGEQFALPEAIPLLRKVRRRPHDGSLVAVCGVDPLNLAGTLLPGAKVPALASNRLVYRDGLPVAAEIAGKQQFWGELDQQLSAEVRNKLIRH, from the coding sequence ATGAACCTGCCCACCCCCGCAGACAGTGCCCTGAGCGGCTTCCACCCTGCCGTCAGCGCCTGGTTCAGCCACACGTTCCCGGCGGTCACCGCCGCCCAGGCCCGGGCGTGGCCGTTGATCCGCCAGCGCCGTTCGACCCTGGTTTCCGCGCCCACCGGTTCCGGCAAGACCCTCACCGCCTTTCTCGCCGTCATCGGCGACCTGGTGCACCGGGGCTTGGAAAGCCCCGAAGGCTTGCCCGACGCTACCCTGGTGGTCTACGTCTCGCCCCTCAAGGCGCTGTCCAACGACATCCAGATCAACCTGCAAAACCCGCTGGCCGGGATTACCGAGCAATTGCGCGTGATGGGCCTGCCGCAATTGCAGATCACCACCGCCGTGCGCACCGGCGATACACCGCAAAAAGACCGTTCGGCGATGCGTAAAACGGCGCCGCACATTTTGGTGACCACGCCGGAATCCCTGTATGTGCTGCTCGGATCTGATTCCGGCCGGCAGATGCTCGGCACCACACAAACGGTGATCGTCGACGAGATCCACGCCATGGCCGCCAGCAAACGCGGCAGCCATCTGGCACTGAGCCTTGAACGACTGCAAGCCCTCTGCCCGGAGCCGCTGCTGCGCATCGGTCTGTCAGCCACGCAAAAGCCCATCGAAGCCGTCTCGCGCTTCCTGGTCGGTCACAACCGTCCGTGCGAAATCGTCGACATCGGCCACGCCCGCCCCCGCGACCTGAACATCGAAGTGCCGCCGGTGCCGCTATCGGCCGTGATGGCCAACGATGTCTGGGAACTGGTGTACGACCGCCTCGCCGCCCTCGCCCGGGAACACCGGACCACGCTGATTTTCGTCAACACCCGGCGCCTGGCCGAACGCCTGAGCCGGCACCTGAGCGAGCGCCTGGGCAAGGCTGCCGTGGCGGCCCACCACGGCAGCCTGGCCAAGGAGTTTCGCCTCGATGCCGAACAGCGACTCAAGCGCGGCGACCTGCAAGTGCTGATCGCCACGGCATCGCTGGAACTGGGGATCGACATCGGCGACGTCGACCTGGTGTGCCAGATCGCCTCCCCGCGTTCGATTGCCGGGTTTCTGCAACGGGTCGGCCGCTCCGGGCACCAGGTCGGCGGCACGCCCAAGGGCCGCTTGTTCGCCACCACCCGCGACGACCTGATCGAATGCGCCGCGCTGCTCGACTGCGTGCGCCGGGGCGAACTCGATACCTTGTTGATCCCGCAAGCGCCGCTGGACGTGTTGGCGCAGCAGATCATCGCCGAGGTCAGTTGCCAGGAATGGTCGGAGCAAGCGCTGCTGGATATGCTGCGCCGCGCCTCGCCCTACGCCGGACTCGACGACAAACACTATCAGGCGCTGCTGCACATGCTCGCCGAGGGTTACAACGGCCGTCAGGGCATCCGTAGCGCCTACCTGCACCGCGACGCCGTGAGCCGCACCCTGCGCGGTCGCCGGGGCGCGAAACTGACGGCGGTGACCAGTGGCGGGACTATTCCGGACAACGCCGACTACAGCGTACTGCTGGAGCCTCAAGGGCTGAACATCGGCACCATCAACGAAGACTTTGCGGTGGAAAGCATTGCCGGGGATGTCTTCCAGTTGGGCAACACGTCCTATCGGATCCTGCGGGTGGAAACCGGCAAGGTTCGGGTCGAGGATGCCCATGGTCAGCCGCCGACCATTCCGTTCTGGCTCGGTGAAGCACCAGGGCGCAGCGTCGAATTGTCCTCGGCGGTGGCGCGCTTGCAGGCACAACTCGACGACCTGCTGGGGGCTGCGCCAGGCAACTTGCAACCAGCGCTCGACTGGCTGACCGAGACCCTGGGTTTGAACCTCGCCAGCGCCGAACAACTGGTGGACTACCTGGCCCGCGCGCGGCAAACGCTGGGCGCCCTGCCATCCCAAGACACACTGTTGATGGAGCGCTTTTTCGACGAGTCCGGCGGTACGCAACTGGTCATTCACACGCCGTTCGGCAGCCGCATCAACCGCGCCTGGGGCCTGGCCCTGCGCAAGCGTTTCTGTCGCACCTTCAACTTCGAATTGCAGGCCGCCGCCAGCGAAGACGCCATCGTGCTGTCGCTGTCCACCAGCCACAGTTTTGAACTGGACGACGTCTGGCGCTACCTGCACAGCAACAGTGCCGAACACATCCTGATCCAGGCCGTGCTCGACGCGCCGCTGTTCGGTGTGCGCTGGCGCTGGAATGCCGGCGTAGCCCTGGCGCTGCCGCGCTACAGCGGCGGGCGCAAGGTCCCGCCGCAGATCCAGCGGATGAAAAGCGAAGACCTGATCGCCAGCGTGTTTCCCGATCAGATCGCCTGCGTGGAAAACCTCGCCGGCGAACGGGAGATTCCCGACCATCCGCTGGTGGAACAGACCCTCGACGATTGCCTGCACGACGCAATGGACAGCGAAGGCTGGCTGGCCTTGTTGCGGCGCATGGAACGCGGCGACATTCGCCTGATCAGCCGCGACTTGCCGGCGCCTTCGCCACTGGCGGCGGAGATTCTCAGCGCCCGGCCCTATACCTTTCTCGACGATGCACCGCTGGAAGAACGCCGCACCCAAGCGGTACTCAATCGGCGCTGGAGCGACCCGCAATCCACCGACGATCTCGGTGCGCTGGACGCCGAGGCGATTGCCGCCGTGCGCGAAGAAGCCTGGCCGGCGCCCTCCGCTGTCGATGAAATGCACGAGGCCTTGATGAGCCTGGCGTGCATCACCGATGCCGAAGCCGAAGCCAATCCGCAGTGGCTCGACTGGCTCACGACCCTGGCCGACAGCGCACGCGCGAGCCGTTTGCAGATCAACGCCGGGCAATCGTTGTGGCTGGCACTGGAACGCCTGACCTGCCTGCGGGCGATTTATCCACAGGCCGAATTGACGCCATCGCTGCAAGCGCTGCCGGACTTCGACGAGGTCTGGGTAGCCGACGACGCTATCCTCGAACTGATCCGCGCGCGGCTCAGCGCCTTCGGGCCGCTGGCCCTCGATCGCATTGCCGAACCACTCGGCTTGCCCGCTGCGCAGGTCAATCAGGCCCTGGCGCAACTGGAACGCGAAGGCTACGTGCTGCGCGGCCGCTTCACCCCGGGCACCGCCGAAGAAGAATGGTGCGAGCGGCATCTACTGGCGCGGATTCACCGCTATACGGTCAAGCGCCTGCGCCGGGAAATCGAACCGGTGGCATTGCAGGATTTCATGCGATTTCTGTTCGACTGGCAGCATCTGTCGAGCGCGAGCCAGGGTCAGGGCGCGGCGGTTTTGCCGGCCGTTATTGCGCAATTCGAAGGCTACCCCGCCGCCGCCTCAGCCTGGGACAGCGACATCCTGCCGGCGCGAATCAAGGACTACTCGGCGACCTGGCTCGATGAACTGTGCCGCAGTGGCAGGCTGGTGTGGACGCGCCTGACTGCGCACAACAAAAGCGCCAGCACCGCGCTGCGCAGTACGCCGATTGTGTTGCTGCCGCGCAACCGGGTCGGCCTCTGGAGCGGCTTGACCGAACAGACGCCGGTCAGCGAACTGTCGCCGAAAACGCAAAAGGTCCACGCCGCCCTCAGCCAGCACGGCGCGCTGTTTTTCGATGAACTGATCCATGAGGCCCACCTGCTGCGTTCGGAGCTGGAGATCGCCCTGCAGGAACTGGTGGGCGCGGGGCTGGTGAATGCCGACAGCTTTGCCGGGTTGCGCGCACTGATCACCCCGGCCAGCAAGCGCCAGCCTCGCAACAGCCGGCGTGGACGCGGGGCATTCATCGGTGGCATGGACGACGCCGGACGCTGGGCCCTGTTGCGACGCGCGCCGGTGGTGCAAAACCAGCCGACGCCTGCCGAAACCCTTGAACACATCGCCATGACCTTGCTGCGTCGCTATGGCGTGGTGTTCTGGCGCTTGCTGGAGCGTGAGGCGGATTGGTTGCCAAGCTGGCGCGAACTGCTGCGTACTTTCCATCGCCTGGAGGCACGTGGCGAGATTCGCGGCGGGCGGTTTGTCAGTGGCCTGGCGGGCGAGCAATTCGCCCTTCCCGAGGCGATTCCGTTGTTACGGAAGGTGCGGCGTCGGCCCCATGACGGCAGCCTGGTCGCGGTGTGCGGGGTCGATCCGCTGAACCTCGCCGGCACGCTATTGCCCGGCGCGAAAGTCCCGGCACTGGCGAGCAATCGGCTGGTGTATCGCGATGGTTTGCCGGTTGCTGCCGAGATTGCCGGCAAGCAGCAGTTCTGGGGGGAGTTGGATCAGCAACTCAGTGCCGAAGTGCGCAATAAACTGATCCGGCACTGA
- a CDS encoding mechanosensitive ion channel family protein codes for MIRLKTAILLGALLFVGSEQLEAAAIPGLPATATAATPPAHPEPLVQGGLLGAISSSIDEVQTKLDLNENLVDVWRLRADRAADEVDQLVNQPSARSPWSVAGDFLLLTCVWAVVFACLWLLGRMAARRLCEHRLLLSRERGQALLGYVLPYTFPAVISLPLTIYASQFLPISAGRALALCFAYATSAGVFAASLVLSLVVVFNAGHKRRAVQIIRQHSPRPLFGIGFLVALSDALTSPQIAHQLGNNLTSSIAVFTGLAASMSFGLLVIRMRRPVAHVIRILPLAQRLKQPALRETLRIFSGLWYWPILLMVLVSIINLIGAGADNQRVLRSALFTTVLLIATVFLSTTLHHLFKARSEADLRRSSAYKERFLNLSHALLRIGMAIVFIDILGRIWGVSLFEFAVTNAVGRAISDSLSHIGLILLVTWMVWVVLDTAIQEALKPPANKRSARQPSTRVKTILPLLRNAIKIILVVICAITTMANLGINVAPFLAGAGVIGLAIGFGSQQLVQDVITGLFIIIEDTLSIGDWVVLDSGHAGTVEGLTIRTLRLRDGKGFVHSVPFGQIKAVTNQSRQFAYAFFSVQFTYDTDVDKAIELIREAGHSISNDPFLRYNLQGPLDVFGVDKMDLNGVVLTAQFRTVSGGQYAVSRAFNQRLKKLVDNCPWVNFAQTYPQQALVPRHPVEAPPEAAHEPDHSAVLMPDRPRSQ; via the coding sequence TTGATCAGGCTCAAGACCGCGATACTGCTCGGAGCGTTGCTATTTGTGGGCAGCGAGCAACTGGAAGCCGCTGCGATACCGGGGCTGCCGGCCACCGCGACCGCCGCGACGCCGCCGGCCCACCCCGAACCGCTGGTACAAGGCGGATTACTGGGGGCCATCAGTTCGAGCATCGACGAGGTCCAGACCAAACTCGATCTCAACGAAAACCTCGTCGACGTCTGGCGCCTGCGTGCCGACCGCGCGGCCGATGAAGTGGATCAGTTGGTCAATCAGCCATCGGCCCGTTCGCCCTGGAGCGTCGCCGGCGATTTCCTGCTGCTGACCTGTGTGTGGGCGGTGGTGTTTGCCTGTCTTTGGCTGCTTGGGCGGATGGCTGCCAGGCGCCTGTGCGAGCATCGTCTGCTGCTCAGTCGTGAACGGGGCCAGGCGTTGCTCGGCTACGTGCTGCCCTACACCTTTCCGGCGGTGATCAGCCTGCCGTTGACGATTTATGCCAGCCAGTTTTTGCCGATATCGGCGGGACGGGCGCTGGCGTTGTGTTTTGCCTATGCCACCAGTGCCGGGGTCTTTGCCGCATCATTGGTGCTGTCGCTGGTGGTGGTGTTCAATGCCGGGCACAAGCGGCGGGCGGTGCAGATTATTCGCCAACACAGCCCACGACCGCTGTTCGGCATCGGTTTTCTGGTGGCCCTGAGCGACGCCCTGACCAGCCCGCAGATCGCCCATCAACTGGGCAACAATCTCACCAGCAGCATCGCCGTGTTCACCGGGTTGGCAGCGTCGATGTCCTTCGGCTTGCTGGTGATCCGCATGCGCCGTCCGGTCGCCCATGTGATCCGCATTCTGCCGCTGGCCCAGCGCCTCAAGCAGCCGGCGTTGCGTGAAACCCTGCGGATATTTTCCGGGCTCTGGTATTGGCCGATTCTGTTGATGGTGCTGGTTTCGATCATCAACCTGATCGGCGCCGGGGCGGACAACCAGAGAGTGCTGCGCAGCGCCCTGTTCACCACGGTGTTGCTGATTGCCACGGTGTTTCTCAGCACCACGCTGCATCATCTGTTCAAGGCCCGCAGCGAAGCGGACCTGCGCCGTAGCAGCGCCTACAAGGAACGCTTTCTCAATCTGTCCCACGCCTTGCTGCGCATCGGCATGGCCATCGTGTTCATCGATATCCTCGGGCGAATCTGGGGCGTGTCGCTGTTCGAATTCGCAGTGACCAATGCCGTGGGCCGGGCGATCAGTGATTCCCTGAGCCACATCGGTCTGATCCTGCTGGTGACCTGGATGGTCTGGGTGGTGCTCGACACGGCGATTCAGGAAGCCCTGAAACCGCCGGCCAACAAGCGCTCGGCGCGCCAGCCAAGTACGCGGGTGAAAACCATCCTGCCGCTGTTGCGCAACGCGATCAAAATCATCCTGGTGGTGATTTGCGCGATCACCACCATGGCCAACCTTGGGATCAACGTCGCGCCGTTCCTGGCCGGTGCCGGGGTCATCGGCCTGGCGATCGGTTTCGGCTCCCAGCAACTGGTGCAGGACGTGATTACCGGGCTGTTCATCATCATCGAAGACACACTGTCCATCGGTGACTGGGTGGTGCTCGATTCCGGGCATGCCGGCACCGTCGAAGGCCTGACCATCCGCACCTTGCGTCTGCGCGACGGCAAGGGCTTCGTGCACTCGGTGCCGTTCGGGCAGATCAAGGCCGTGACCAACCAATCACGGCAATTCGCCTATGCGTTTTTCTCGGTGCAATTCACCTACGACACCGATGTCGACAAGGCCATCGAACTGATCCGCGAAGCCGGGCATTCCATCAGCAACGACCCGTTCCTGCGCTACAACCTCCAAGGACCGCTGGATGTGTTTGGCGTCGACAAGATGGACCTCAACGGTGTGGTGCTGACCGCACAATTCCGCACGGTATCCGGTGGACAATACGCAGTGAGCCGGGCCTTCAACCAGCGCTTGAAAAAGCTTGTGGATAACTGCCCGTGGGTGAACTTCGCGCAGACTTATCCACAGCAGGCGCTAGTGCCGAGGCATCCGGTCGAAGCACCGCCGGAGGCAGCGCATGAGCCGGATCATTCGGCGGTGCTGATGCCGGATCGGCCGCGGTCTCAATAG
- a CDS encoding MFS transporter produces the protein MPIALLALTLSAFAIGTTEFVIVGLLPTIGANLGVSLPSAGLLVSLYALGVAVGAPVLTALTGKVPRKLLLLSLMVLFTLGNLLAWQAPSYESLILARIVTGLAHGVFFSIGSTIATSLVPKEKAASAIAIMFTGLTVALVTGVPLGTFIGQHFGWRETFLAVSALGVIAFIGSLIYVPKNIAHSKPASLLQQLQVLKQPRLLLVYAMTAVGYGGSFIAFTFLAPILQDLSGFSAGTVSLVLLVYGISVAVGNIWGGKLADKRGPISALKIIFALLAAVLFVLTFTAGNPWLALATVLVWGAVAFGNVPGLQVYVVRQAEHHTPQAVDVASGLNIAAFNLGIAGGAWGGGLIVAHMGLIHTAWIGGLVVLVALALTAWSGRLDRLGPVYAEPAEGSTRIITGH, from the coding sequence ATGCCCATTGCCTTGCTCGCGCTGACCCTCAGCGCCTTTGCCATCGGGACGACCGAGTTCGTCATCGTTGGCCTGTTACCCACCATTGGCGCCAACCTCGGCGTCAGTCTGCCATCCGCCGGGCTGCTGGTCAGCCTGTATGCCCTTGGCGTTGCCGTCGGCGCCCCGGTGCTGACCGCCCTCACCGGCAAGGTTCCGCGCAAGTTGCTGCTGTTGTCGCTGATGGTGCTGTTCACCCTCGGCAATCTGTTGGCGTGGCAAGCACCGAGCTACGAGTCGTTGATCCTCGCGCGAATCGTCACCGGCCTGGCCCACGGGGTGTTTTTCTCGATCGGCTCGACCATCGCCACCAGTCTAGTGCCGAAGGAAAAAGCCGCCAGCGCGATTGCCATCATGTTCACCGGCCTGACCGTAGCGCTGGTCACCGGCGTGCCGCTGGGGACATTCATCGGCCAGCATTTCGGCTGGCGTGAAACCTTCCTTGCCGTTTCGGCCCTGGGCGTGATCGCCTTCATCGGCAGCCTGATCTACGTGCCGAAAAATATCGCCCACAGCAAACCCGCATCGTTGTTGCAGCAATTGCAGGTGCTCAAGCAACCGCGCCTGTTGCTGGTGTATGCCATGACAGCCGTCGGCTACGGCGGCTCTTTCATTGCCTTTACCTTCCTCGCACCGATTCTTCAGGACCTCTCCGGCTTCAGCGCCGGCACCGTCAGCCTGGTGTTGCTGGTCTATGGCATCTCCGTGGCCGTCGGCAACATCTGGGGCGGCAAACTGGCGGACAAGCGCGGCCCGATCAGCGCCCTGAAAATCATCTTTGCCCTGCTCGCCGCCGTGTTGTTCGTGCTGACCTTTACCGCCGGCAATCCGTGGCTCGCGCTGGCCACCGTGCTGGTCTGGGGCGCCGTGGCGTTCGGCAACGTGCCGGGGTTGCAAGTGTATGTGGTGCGTCAGGCCGAGCATCACACCCCGCAAGCGGTGGACGTGGCGTCCGGCCTGAACATCGCGGCGTTCAACCTCGGCATTGCCGGTGGCGCCTGGGGCGGTGGCCTGATCGTCGCCCACATGGGTTTGATTCACACTGCGTGGATCGGTGGTCTGGTGGTGCTGGTGGCGCTGGCATTGACCGCGTGGAGTGGACGCCTTGATCGCCTCGGCCCGGTCTATGCCGAACCCGCTGAGGGCTCTACCCGCATTATCACTGGCCACTGA